In one Lycium barbarum isolate Lr01 chromosome 7, ASM1917538v2, whole genome shotgun sequence genomic region, the following are encoded:
- the LOC132601551 gene encoding uncharacterized protein LOC132601551 produces MPPELRRARVDRFLNLRQDDMSVREYSVEFDSLARYAPAIVQNMEDRVHRYVMGLEPELQEACMAVAMQPGMDIARVQAYAQGSEDRKRQREATSERSSDQSKRARSERQNTGSTRGSRPQYSAPSQFHGSQRGREAFPRQRQNPPYASDSQRPAGSGQEVMPRPRCPTCGRCHVGRCRLGVSYTCEDPSHYARDCPRSSAIPGNSVAAASPSVRAPETGPQTSSGRGRGGGRVPSSGAGPHCIYALGGRPAPETSQDAPPGIFFFR; encoded by the coding sequence ATGCCGCCTGAGTTAAGGCGGGCAAGAGTTGATAGGTTCCTTAACCTGCGACAGGATGACATGTCTGTTAGAGAGTACagtgtggagtttgattctttagctagatatgcccctgCTATTGTGCAAAACATGGAAGATAGAGttcaccgatatgtgatgggattAGAGCCGGAGCTGCAGGAGGCTTGTATGGCCGTGGCAATGCAGCCGGGTATGGATATAGCTCGTGttcaggcctatgctcagggGTCAGAAGATCGAAAGCGTCAGCGAGAGGCCACCTCAGAGCGGAGTAGTGACCAgtccaagagggccaggtcagagCGTCAGAATACAGGTTCCACCAGAGGAAGCAGACCCCAGTACAGCGCACCCTCGCAGTTTCATGGATCCCAGCGGGGTAGGGAGGCCTTCCCTAGGCAGAGACAAAATCCTCCTTATGCATCGGATTCTCAGCGGCCGGCAGGGTCAGGGCAGGAAGTGATGCCCCGTCCTCGATGCCCGACTTGCGGGAGGTGTCACGTAGGACGATGTCGACTGGGTGTATCCTATACTTGCGAGGACCCGAGCCACTATGCTAGAGACTGCCCGCGGAGTAGTGCCATTCCTGGAAATTCGGTAGCAGCAGCGTCACCCTCAGTGAGAGCGCCCGAGACAGGACCCCAGACTTCttccggccgaggtagaggtggaggtagAGTACCTAGTTCCGGTGCGGGGCCACATTGTATTTATGCGCTAGGTGGGAGACCGGCTCCAGAGACATCGCAGGATGCGCCACCAGGTATATTCTTCTTCAGATAA